GGGGAGGCCACCCGCCTCGAGCTCGACTGCCAGGGCGACGCCGTGCCGTTGCGCCACGCGTTCCTGCTCGAGCGCGGCGCCGGCGGGCCGCTGGCCATCGAGCGCCTCAGCCCCGTGGACCCGCGGCTCCTGCTCGGCGGCAGCTTCAACTTCATCATCACCACGCCCGCGCGGCTCACGAACCAGCTCGACCTGTGTGCGCGCATCGCCAACCGCATCGGGGTGCACCGGGCCGCCATCCCGCCGTCGGTGGGCCCGGCGGAGCTGGCGCGGGCCATCGAGCGCTACGTCGAGGAGTTGGCGGGATGAGCTCCGCACTCGCTCTCGACCACCGGCCGGGCCGGCTGTCGCCGCTGCGAAAGCTGCGGCTTGGCGCCGAGGCGCTCGCCGCCTACGCGCGCGTGCGGCGGGCGCTGCGCGGATCCGATCTCCCCACCGCGGTCGGGCGCCTGCGCGGCCAGGCCGCGCCGCCACAGCGGCCGCCCGACGACCGGGCATATGCGGCCGGCCTGCGCCTGGCGCGCGCCTCCAGCCGCACGATCACCCTGCTCCCCACGGACTCGCGCTGCCTCATGCGCTCGCTCGTGCTCACGGCGATGCTGGCCCGCCGCGATGTGGCCGGCACGGTTGTCATCGGGGTGAGCCCCGGAGAGGAGTTCGGAGCCCATGCCTGGGTCGAGCTCGGCGGGCGGCCGCTGCTCCCGCCCGACGAGGCGACCTACGGGCGGCTCGTGGAGCTGTGACGGGCCCCTGCCTCGCCGGCGTCCTCGACCCCCGGGGCGGGATGCCGCACGAGCGACGAGCCGCCGCCGCCGCCGCGCTCGAGGACGGGGAAGGAGTCGCCGCGCTGGCCGAGGGCCCGCTGGCCGTGGCCGTGCGCGGCGGCAGCCTGCACGCCGGCGACGGCACTGTCTGTGCCCTCGAGGGCGCCGTCTACAACCTGCCCGAGGTGGCCGCGGCCGCGGGCGCAGACCCGGCGGTCACGTCGCCCGCGGCGCTGCTCGCTGTGGCCTGGCGCCGCCTCGACGACGTGCTCGAGCTGCTGCGCGGCGACTTCACCCTGCTGCTGTGGGACGTCGGCGCCGGACGCGGCCTGCTCGCCACCGACCAGCTCGGCGGCCGCGGGCTCGTCTGGCACCGCGACGGGGCGCGGCTCACGTTCGCGTCCGAGCCGCGCCAGCTGCTGCGGCTGCTCTCACGCACCCCGGAGCCCGACCGTGTCGCGGTAGCGCACTGGCTCGCCGTGAGCGGGATGCCCGGCGACCGCAGCCTCTACGCCGGCGTCCGCAGGCTGCGGGCGGCCCACCTGCTGCCGCTCGGCGACCCGGGCGCGCAGCCGCGGCGCTACTGGCAGCCGCGCTACAAAAGGCCACTGCGCGCCTCCCGCGCAGAGCTGGCCGCGGGGCTGCGGGAGCGGCTGGCCACGGCGGTGGAGCGACGGCTGCCGGAGCCCGGCCAGGGAGCGGTGATGTTGAGCGGCGGGCTGGACTCCGCCACGGTCGCCGGGCTCGCCTCGCGCGCTCCCGAAGGCGCGGGGCGGCCGCGGCGCGCCTACTCGGCCACCTTCCCCCGCCATCCCTCCGTGGACGAGGGGGCGCTGATCGAACGCCTCTGCGACGCCTTCGGGCTCACCGGCTCGCAGGCCGTCGTCTCGACCGGCAGCGTCGTGGCCGGGGCCCTGCCGTACCTGGACCGCTGGGGGCTGCCGCCCGTCTCGCCCAACCTCTTCTTCTGGCAGCCGCTGCTGCGCCGCGCCGCCGGCGACGGCGTCCGGCTGATGATCGACGGCGAGGGCGGCGACGAGGTCTTCGGCCTCTCACCCGCACTCATAGCCGACCGGGTGCGCCGGGGCCGGGTGCGCTCGGCGCGCGGACTCGTGCTGCGCATCCCGGGGGCGGAGGGCCGGCCGTCGAGGGGCTCCGTGCGGCGGATCATGCGCGAGCACGGCTGGAAGGCGGCCGCTCCCGCCCGCGTGCACCGCGCGGCGCGTGCCCTTCGCGGGCCCGCCGCCTACGCCCCGGACTGGTTCACGCCGGCCACGGCGAGGGACTTCGCCGCGAGCGACGACCAGGCGGCCTGGAAGCGTGCGCGCGGGCCGCGCTGGTGGGCCCACCTCGTCGAGGTCACGACCTCCGGCATGGGCCCCGCGCTCGTGTACGACCACGTGCGGCGGCGGGCGCTGATGGCCGGGCTGGAACCGCCGCGGCACCCGCTCGTGGACGTGGACGTGATCGAGTACGTGCTGACGCTCCCGCCCGAGCTGGCCTACGACCCGTTCCTGAGCCGCCCCCTCCTGCGCGAGGCGATGGCCGGGCTGCTGCCCGACGAGGTGCGCCTGCGGCCGTCGAAGAGCACCTTCGACGCCGTCTTCCACGAGAGCCTGGCCGGATCCGACCTTCCGGTGGTGCGGGGGCTCCTCGCCGAGGGTCAGGCGGAGATCGGCGCGTACGCGGATCTCGCCGTGGTGCGTGAGCGGCTGTTCGAACGACCGCCGCCCAAGCGGCCCGCGCCGCTCATGCACTGGGCGCTGCACACCTGGCGCATGGTCACCGCCGAGTGCTGGCTGCGGTCGCTCGCGGACCCCGCGTTCCCCGCACGCCTGGCCGAGCGAGAACAGCTCCGGAGCGCCGACTGCGACCTCGTGGAGCGCGCCCCCGCCGCCTGAGCGGGGCGGCTCCCGCTTGCCCGCGGACGCCCCCGAGAACTACGATGTCCCCCGTAGGGTACGTGTCTAAGCGACTCGCGACGGCCGTCGGGAGCGGCCGGGCGAGCGCAGATCCCAGGAGGATCACATGAAGTACGAGGAGCCCACGGTCGCCGACTATGGCGACCTGCTAGATCTGACCGCTGCCACGGGCCTGTTCGGCTCCGAGGACGGCGGCACCAAGATCCTGCCCAACCACCACAACACCACGCCGCCGGCGACCCCGTAGGCCATAGGCGGCCGCGAGGCCGTCCCCGCGTCGCACCCTGCGCACGGCCGGCGGCCGCGCGCCCGATGGCCGCTGCCACTTGACGGGCGCCGTCGCGCGCCCCTATGCTCGCCCCTGGGTACGTGTCGTCGATCTGCTGCGTCTGGGAGGACGCCGCAGTCACATCAAGGAGCACGGGCATGAGCGATCCGCGGGAGACGTACGAATTGCCGGTCGTCAAGGACTACGGGGACATCGTCGAGCTGACGGCCGCCTCCGGGTTCAGCGGCCCGGAGGACGGCGGCAACAAGCTCGCGATTCATCACAGCGCGCCGGCCGCGCCGTAGGCGGCGGCGAGCGCTCGAGACGTGACCGGCTGAGCGCCGGCACGCAGAACGGTGCGACCCCTGCGCGGACCCCTCTCGACAGGGCCGCGCAGTGCACATACAATCGCCCTTCGGACCGGCCAGAGACAGGGGAAGTCTCGCGGCGGGAAGACTCATCCCGAACGGGAGGTTGGGGACATCAGCGAGTTGGGTTTCAGTGCTGCCGGCGCGGCACATGACGACGCGGCCGGCGCGAACGGAAGCGCGGTGGATGCCGGTGCCGGCGTGATCGCCGGCGAGCGGAACCCCGGGTTCCAGCCGCCGCGCCTGCGCTCGCTCGAGATCGAGGGCCTGCTCCAGGCCGGCGCGGCGCTCACCCGGCGCGACTCGATACGGCGCTGGGCGCTGGCGCTGGCGGACGCCGCCGCGCTTGCGATGGCCTTCGGGATCGTGCTGCTCACCACGGCCCCGTCCAGCGGCGGGTCGGTCGCCGGCGCCGCGGCTCTGCTGCCGTTCTGGATCGTCCTCAACAAGCTGCTCGGGCTCTACGACCGGGACGCCAACCTCATCCACAAGTCCACGCTCGACGAGCTGCCGGGCCTCTGCCAGTCGCTCGCCTTCGGCACCGGGCTCGTCTTCCTGCTGGCCCCCGTGCTCCTCCTGCCGGAGCTCGGGCGTGGCGACGTGGCCGTCTTCCTCGGCGCGGCGGCGGTGCTCGCCCCCTCCGCCCGCGGCCTGGCGCGACTGGCGGTGCGCCGGTCCTACACGGAGGAGCGCTGCGTGATCGTGGGCTCCGGCCTCGTGGCGAGCCTGGTGGGGCGCAAGATCGAGGCACACCCCGAGTACGGCGTGGAGGTCGTGGGGCTCGTCGACGTCCCCTTCCCCGCCGACGCCGAGGACGACGACGAGGTCATCCCGCACCTCGGGGAGCTGGACCGCTTCGAGGACATCTGCCTCGAGCACGGCATCGAGCGCGTGGTCATCGCGTTCTCCAGCCTCTCGCACGAGGCGCTGCTCGACGTGATCCGGATCAGCAAGCGGCTGCACATGAAGATCACCGTCGTGCCGCGGCTGTTCGAGGTCATCGGGCACGCGGTGGAGATCGACCAGCTCGAGGGCATGACGCTCATGGGCCTGCGCGGCTTCTCGCGCACGCGCTCGTCGCTCATGCTCAAGCGCACGATCGACATCGCGGGGTCGGGTGCCGGGCTGCTCGTTCTCAGCCCGCTGCTGCTCGCGATCGCGCTCGCCGTCAAGCTCAACTCGCGTGGGCCGGTGCTCTTCGACCAGTGCCGGATAGGACGCGACAACAAGCCGTTCCAGATGCTCAAGTTCCGCACCATGGTGGACGGGGCGG
The sequence above is drawn from the Thermoleophilaceae bacterium genome and encodes:
- a CDS encoding sugar transferase, translating into MDAGAGVIAGERNPGFQPPRLRSLEIEGLLQAGAALTRRDSIRRWALALADAAALAMAFGIVLLTTAPSSGGSVAGAAALLPFWIVLNKLLGLYDRDANLIHKSTLDELPGLCQSLAFGTGLVFLLAPVLLLPELGRGDVAVFLGAAAVLAPSARGLARLAVRRSYTEERCVIVGSGLVASLVGRKIEAHPEYGVEVVGLVDVPFPADAEDDDEVIPHLGELDRFEDICLEHGIERVVIAFSSLSHEALLDVIRISKRLHMKITVVPRLFEVIGHAVEIDQLEGMTLMGLRGFSRTRSSLMLKRTIDIAGSGAGLLVLSPLLLAIALAVKLNSRGPVLFDQCRIGRDNKPFQMLKFRTMVDGADELKESLSHLNEADGPMFKIADDPRVTRVGRLLRRTSLDELPQLWNVLRGEMSLVGPRPLVPSEDDHVIGWHRARLDLTPGLTGPWQVLGRTAIPFQEMVKLDYLYVSDWSLWNDVKLLIQTAPVVMRRRGQ
- a CDS encoding asparagine synthase-related protein, with the protein product MTGPCLAGVLDPRGGMPHERRAAAAAALEDGEGVAALAEGPLAVAVRGGSLHAGDGTVCALEGAVYNLPEVAAAAGADPAVTSPAALLAVAWRRLDDVLELLRGDFTLLLWDVGAGRGLLATDQLGGRGLVWHRDGARLTFASEPRQLLRLLSRTPEPDRVAVAHWLAVSGMPGDRSLYAGVRRLRAAHLLPLGDPGAQPRRYWQPRYKRPLRASRAELAAGLRERLATAVERRLPEPGQGAVMLSGGLDSATVAGLASRAPEGAGRPRRAYSATFPRHPSVDEGALIERLCDAFGLTGSQAVVSTGSVVAGALPYLDRWGLPPVSPNLFFWQPLLRRAAGDGVRLMIDGEGGDEVFGLSPALIADRVRRGRVRSARGLVLRIPGAEGRPSRGSVRRIMREHGWKAAAPARVHRAARALRGPAAYAPDWFTPATARDFAASDDQAAWKRARGPRWWAHLVEVTTSGMGPALVYDHVRRRALMAGLEPPRHPLVDVDVIEYVLTLPPELAYDPFLSRPLLREAMAGLLPDEVRLRPSKSTFDAVFHESLAGSDLPVVRGLLAEGQAEIGAYADLAVVRERLFERPPPKRPAPLMHWALHTWRMVTAECWLRSLADPAFPARLAEREQLRSADCDLVERAPAA
- a CDS encoding lasso peptide biosynthesis B2 protein encodes the protein MSSALALDHRPGRLSPLRKLRLGAEALAAYARVRRALRGSDLPTAVGRLRGQAAPPQRPPDDRAYAAGLRLARASSRTITLLPTDSRCLMRSLVLTAMLARRDVAGTVVIGVSPGEEFGAHAWVELGGRPLLPPDEATYGRLVEL